The Desulfosalsimonas propionicica genome has a segment encoding these proteins:
- a CDS encoding DNA alkylation repair protein, with product MAELHALADPEAAAGLQRFFKTARGQYGEQDRFLGIRVPELRKIAGKHRALHIHDAGRLLRTPYHEARMLALLILIRQFAKGSLEDRTAIYNLYMAHTEHINSWDLVDASAGQIPGAYLRERSRWPLYELAASDLLWERRISMIATWPYIRENDFTDALAIAEILVSDNEDLIQKAVGWMLREIGKRDMAVEETFLKSHCREMPRTMLRYAIEKFPEEKRQNYLKGLV from the coding sequence ATGGCAGAGTTGCATGCCCTTGCAGACCCGGAAGCCGCTGCAGGGCTTCAGCGGTTTTTCAAGACCGCAAGGGGACAATACGGTGAGCAGGACCGGTTTCTGGGAATCCGGGTGCCTGAATTGCGTAAAATTGCTGGAAAACACCGCGCCCTTCATATCCACGATGCGGGCCGTCTGCTGCGCACTCCGTATCATGAAGCCCGGATGCTGGCGCTGTTGATTTTGATCCGGCAGTTTGCCAAGGGTTCCCTTGAGGACCGTACTGCCATTTACAATCTTTACATGGCCCACACGGAACACATCAACAGCTGGGATCTGGTGGATGCTTCGGCCGGACAGATACCCGGGGCATACCTGCGGGAGCGCAGCCGCTGGCCCCTTTATGAACTGGCGGCCTCGGATCTGCTGTGGGAACGGCGCATATCCATGATTGCCACCTGGCCCTATATCCGGGAAAATGATTTCACCGATGCCCTGGCAATAGCCGAAATCCTTGTCAGCGACAATGAGGATCTGATTCAAAAGGCTGTGGGCTGGATGCTCCGGGAAATCGGCAAACGGGACATGGCCGTGGAAGAGACGTTTTTAAAATCCCATTGTCGAGAAATGCCCCGTACCATGCTGCGGTATGCCATTGAAAAAT